One Salvia splendens isolate huo1 chromosome 22, SspV2, whole genome shotgun sequence DNA segment encodes these proteins:
- the LOC121785900 gene encoding serine/threonine-protein kinase WAG1-like — translation MDQEDSLYSYYLPTDSDLDLSFTSATTLSARSSLTLSFNDRLSTASTSHPRPHRRHDNPHWAAVDAATTLSGDGALHLRHLKLHRLVGAGNLGRVFLCRLRDYDHASFALKVVDRDSLSPKKISHIQTEAQILSSLDHPFLPTLYAHIEVSHYICLLMDFCPNGDLHALIRKQPSNRLPLHAVRFFAAEVLVALEYLHAQGIVYRDLKPENILIREDGHVMLSDFDLCFSSEISPKLESKKHNMAGSRRYACVTEFTAEPTAAFSKSCVGTPEYLAPKLVGGNGHGNGVDWWAFGVLIYELLHGTTPFKGSTKESTLRNIASTSGVKFHVAEGEPGMDDARDLVVMLLVKDPRRRLGCARGATDIKRHPFFDGIKWPLIRTYRPPEVRGLAVRWMTKSKANVAGAMSPRRQRCLWKKLRNLMRIKRSKHRLNCNSNYYSYVEYNIH, via the coding sequence atggatCAAGAAGACTCCCTCTACTCCTACTACCTCCCCACCGACTCCGACTTAGACCTCAGCTTCACCTCCGCCACCACCCTCTCCGCCCGCAGCAGCCTCACCCTCAGCTTCAACGACCGCCTCTCCACCGCCTCCACCTCCCACCCCCGCCCCCACCGTCGCCACGACAACCCCCACTGGGCGGCCGTCGACGCCGCCACCACCCTCTCCGGCGACGGCGCCCTCCACCTTCGCCACCTCAAGCTCCACCGCCTCGTCGGCGCCGGGAACCTCGGCCGCGTCTTCCTCTGCCGCCTCCGCGACTACGACCACGCCAGCTTCGCCCTCAAGGTCGTCGACCGGGACTCCCTCAGCCCCAAGAAAATCTCCCACATTCAAACCGAGGCCCAGATCCTCTCCTCCCTCGACCACCCCTTCCTCCCCACGCTCTACGCCCACATCGAGGTCTCCCACTACATCTGCCTCCTCATGGACTTCTGCCCCAACGGAGACCTCCACGCCCTTATCCGGAAACAGCCATCCAACCGCCTACCGCTCCACGCCGTCAGattcttcgccgccgaggtccTCGTCGCGCTCGAGTACCTCCACGCGCAGGGGATCGTGTACCGCGATCTAAAACCGGAAAACATCCTGATCCGAGAAGACGGCCACGTCATGCTCTCTGACTTCGACCTCTGCTTCAGCTCAGAAATCTCGCCGAAATTGGAAAGCAAGAAACACAACATGGCAGGCTCCAGGAGATACGCCTGCGTCACGGAGTTCACAGCCGAGCCCACGGCCGCGTTCTCGAAGTCCTGCGTGGGGACGCCCGAGTATCTCGCGCCGAAGCTCGTCGGCGGGAACGGCCACGGCAACGGCGTGGACTGGTGGGCGTTCGGCGTTTTGATATACGAACTCTTACACGGAACGACGCCGTTTAAGGGGTCCACTAAAGAGTCGACGCTCCGCAACATTGCTTCGACTAGTGGGGTCAAATTCCACGTGGCGGAAGGGGAGCCCGGGatggatgatgcccgggatttGGTCGTTATGTTGTTGGTGAAGGACCCGAGGAGGAGGCTAGGGTGCGCCAGGGGGGCCACGGATATTAAACGGCACCCCTTTTTCGACGGGATTAAGTGGCCGTTGATCCGGACGTACCGGCCGCCCGAGGTCCGCGGGCTGGCCGTGAGATGGATGACGAAGAGCAAGGCCAACGTGGCCGGAGCCATGTCGCCGAGGCGGCAGCGGTGCTTGTGGAAGAAGCTGAGGAATTTGATGAGGATTAAGAGGTCTAAACATAGATTGAATTGCAATTCCAACTATTACTCATATGTTGAGTACAACATTCATTAA